One segment of Primulina tabacum isolate GXHZ01 chromosome 6, ASM2559414v2, whole genome shotgun sequence DNA contains the following:
- the LOC142549271 gene encoding cyclin-U4-1-like has translation MAEFESFQVMQKVIKFLSSLIQRAAETNDVFWDLSTQKISIFHGLTRPTISVQCYLERIFKYANCSPSCFIVAYIYLDRFAMKQPFLPINSYNVHRLLIASVLVSAKFMDDIFYNNAYYAKVGGVNTVEMNLLEMDFLFGLGFELNVSPSTFHTYCCFLQREMVLQFPPLNIPPRLTSSENDNHNNNNNKLHFYGISNNEDAAGSTNQRQLAV, from the exons ATGGCAGAATTTGAGAGCTTTCAGGTGATGCAAAAGGTCATAAAGTTCCTGTCTTCCCTTATCCAAAGAGCCGCGGAGACAAATGACGTCTTTTGGGATTTAAGTACGCAGAAAATATCGATTTTTCATGGCTTGACTAGGCCAACTATCTCGGTACAATGCTACCTGGAGAGGATATTCAAGTATGCAAACTGCAGCCCTAGTTGCTTCATCGTGGCATATATTTATTTGGATCGATTCGCGATGAAGCAGCCGTTTCTGCCGATTAATTCTTACAATGTGCATCGGCTGCTCATTGCCAGTGTGTTGGTTTCTGCAAAGTTCATGGATGACAT ATTCTACAACAATGCCTACTATGCCAAAGTAGGAGGAGTAAACACAGTGGAGATGAATCTTCTTGAAATGGATTTCTTGTTCGGTTTAGGATTCGAATTAAATGTGTCGCCCTCAACTTTTCACACATATTGCTGTTTTCTCCAGAGGGAAATGGTGCTTCAATTCCCACCATTGAATATACCACCAAGGCTTACTTCTTCAGAGAATgataatcataataataataataataagctCCATTTTTATGGGATTAGTAATAATGAAGACGCTGCTGGATCTACTAATCAACGCCAACTAGCAGTTTGA
- the LOC142549273 gene encoding ras-related protein RHN1-like, with product MAAARGNKIIQAKLVLLGDMGTGKTSVALRFVKGQFSEHQEATIGAAFFTQILSLPEATVKFDIWDTAGQERYHSLAPMYYRGAGAAIVVYDVTNMDTFMRAKKWVEELKRKASPNLVMALVANKCDLESRREVKNEDGEKFSDENGMFFMETSAKTAFNINELFFETANRLTKVSPPQQIGMNLSNEGRRTFSCCLG from the exons ATGGCAGCTGCTCGTGGAAACAAAATTATTCAAGCCAAGCTG GTTCTTTTGGGAGACATGGGAACTGGGAAAACTAGTGTTGCACTAAGATTTGTGAAGGGTCAATTTTCTGAACACCAG GAAGCAACGATAGGGGCAGCATTTTTCACTCAGATACTGTCCTTACCAGAAGCAACTGTCAAATTTGATATATGGGACACAGCGGGGCAGGAAAGGTACCACAGCTTAGCTCCAATGTACTACCGCGGTGCAGGGGCAGCGATAGTTGTTTACGATGTAACGAACATG GACACTTTTATGAGAGCCAAAAAATGGGTCGAAGAGCTCAAAAGAAAAG CTTCTCCAAATCTGGTGATGGCTTTGGTGGCTAACAAATGTGACTTGGAATCAAGAAGAGAGGTCAAGAATGAA GACGGGGAGAAATTTTCGGACGAAAATGGGATGTTCTTCATGGAGACATCCGCAAAAACTGCCTTCAACATCAACGAGCTCTTCTTTGAAACAG CAAATAGACTGACAAAAGTTAGTCCCCCGCAACAAATTGGAATGAATTTGTCGAATGAAGGGCGAAGAACATTTTCGTGTTGTTTAGGATGA